Within Cucumis melo cultivar AY chromosome 4, USDA_Cmelo_AY_1.0, whole genome shotgun sequence, the genomic segment tttaatatCTTCATGTAAAGAAGATATTCTTTCTGCCATATTTTTGTCCTTCATAGCACATGCTTCTTCATTCAATCTATCATATCTGAAGTACTCagatttcatttcttcttctgatgCAACAATGGGGACCACACATagctaaaaaacaaaatatataatcagcgttaaacaaaaaagaaactatCACTGATATGGATCTATCGCTGATAAGgatctatcaatgatatggatctatcacttagtaacaacaaatttagaaaatactTAAAAGGAAAACAAATGAAACTTACATTTTTTTCCAGAAATATGTTATCTTCAAGATCTTGCCAATCGAGTTGTTCACTGGATTTCCAATTTAATATTCTTGGACACCATTTCCCTATTCTTGTCACATACCCGCTAGCAAGTTGAGGAAGTATTTCATATGCCTAGTAAGCTAGAACCATAGGGAAGCCTTGTAGAAAGGCATACGCTTTAGATTCTGTTTCTGAGTTCTTAGACTTTCTTTTGGATTTCACCGCATTTTGAATGAATTGCTTTGTAAGACTAAAGCACAACCTTCCCCAAGGATAATTCCTAAACTTCTCTTTATCATCCAACATTTTTACATGTTTTAAATCCAACATATTGTGATTTTGTCTCGAAATTAAAACATTGTACAAGAAGTAAAGGTTGGCTAATTTTACTAGCTCTTTTTCATCGGTGCAGGATTTACAGTGATAGTTAAAAGCAGTCTTCAATTCTTGTATACTAATGGAagtgttatttctaaaaaacaattgtttaaCCATAGACTCATTTTCTTCCGTTGCATCTAAAACATCTTCTATAGGATATTCACCACAATTTAATCCTGTAATCAAACAAAAATCTCGCAGTCCAAACTCCACAATGTTACCTTCGATGTTGAAAAGATGAACATTGTTGTCCATTGAGACACATTCTCTTCTAATCAAGTGTGATAATAGTTGTAAAagtatttttgtcatttttaaatttaacaagTGTCCAAATGGTCCTTCTTTAAACAAGTCTAGACAACTAGGTGATAAACTTTCGATAATATGGTAAGAAGTTTGTAGATTACAGTACATAATGATTCTCAAGGTTGACTTCCACATTTCTTTGggaataattaattgttttccCTGTTTAGAGCAAAATAATTGTTACAAATATGCAACATACTAACTTAGaaacaaaacaatatatatatatatatatataaataccttctcttttttaatcttctttttGGTGGATGAAGCTTCATGTGTTGAAGCTCTTTTTGCACCTTTTTCATTTGGTTCGCTTTCCATaatatcttttttcttatcCATCTATTAAAATTACAACA encodes:
- the LOC127149051 gene encoding uncharacterized protein LOC127149051 — encoded protein: MDKKKDIMESEPNEKGAKRASTHEASSTKKKIKKEKGKQLIIPKEMWKSTLRIIMYCNLQTSYHIIESLSPSCLDLFKEGPFGHLLNLKMTKILLQLLSHLIRRECVSMDNNVHLFNIEGNIVEFGLRDFCLITGLNCGEYPIEDVLDATEENESMVKQLFFRNNTSISIQELKTAFNYHCKSCTDEKELVKLANLYFLYNVLISRQNHNMLDLKHVKMLDDKEKFRNYPWGRLCFSLTKQFIQNAVKSKRKSKNSETESKAYAFLQGFPMVLAY